In Saccharothrix syringae, the following are encoded in one genomic region:
- a CDS encoding AAA family ATPase, producing the protein MHEVDIRQTRFAWRDYLPVGEVALLVGKPGIGKSTVVVDLAARLTTGQLDGDFTGEPQHVLYSVTEDSESTLKARFIAAKGDPQRLHLVDVVYGNSPDGTPLIVNLDLDAVREVVEAWRPALLVLDALNSSLSGQLNDNSVVRPQLEKLRLLAQQTGTTVLGIGHFRKATAGVDPVDAIGGAGAYTQVVRHALGCAAEDKDSYVLSVIKSNVVSVSSIPSLSYRTISATVMADDGGETAVGRIVWQGHSTASVVDLLQRSAYDDGDERADAAAWLIDYLRERGDEAPVLELLDEGHQASFSKDALKRAKTRAKVRSEKAEFGGGWVWRISPTRHEGSTQGSEGSSTGDTAPFAPSVRSSQHDDAHPPP; encoded by the coding sequence GTGCACGAGGTCGACATCAGGCAGACGCGGTTCGCGTGGCGGGACTACCTACCCGTCGGCGAGGTCGCCCTGCTGGTCGGCAAACCCGGCATCGGCAAGAGCACCGTCGTCGTAGACCTGGCGGCGAGATTGACCACGGGACAGCTCGACGGCGACTTCACCGGCGAGCCGCAACACGTCCTCTACTCCGTCACGGAGGACTCGGAATCCACGCTCAAGGCCCGGTTCATCGCGGCCAAGGGAGACCCGCAGCGGCTGCACCTGGTCGACGTCGTCTACGGTAATTCACCCGACGGCACGCCGCTCATCGTCAACCTCGACCTGGACGCGGTGCGTGAGGTGGTCGAGGCGTGGAGGCCCGCTCTCCTCGTGCTGGACGCGCTCAACTCGTCCCTGTCCGGACAGCTCAACGACAACTCCGTCGTGCGCCCGCAGTTGGAGAAGTTGAGGCTCCTGGCGCAGCAGACCGGCACGACTGTCCTGGGCATCGGGCACTTCCGGAAGGCGACAGCGGGTGTCGATCCGGTCGACGCCATCGGCGGTGCCGGGGCCTACACACAGGTCGTCCGGCACGCCTTGGGATGTGCTGCGGAGGACAAGGACAGCTACGTCCTGTCGGTCATCAAGTCGAATGTGGTGTCGGTGTCGAGCATCCCGTCGCTGTCCTACAGGACCATCTCAGCGACCGTCATGGCCGACGACGGAGGGGAGACCGCAGTCGGTCGGATCGTCTGGCAGGGGCACTCGACGGCCTCGGTCGTCGACCTCCTCCAGCGCTCCGCGTACGACGATGGGGACGAGCGCGCCGATGCTGCCGCGTGGCTCATCGACTACCTGAGGGAGCGTGGTGATGAGGCGCCGGTGCTGGAGTTGTTGGACGAAGGACATCAGGCCAGCTTCTCCAAGGACGCCCTGAAGCGTGCCAAGACCAGAGCCAAGGTGCGCTCCGAGAAGGCCGAGTTCGGTGGCGGCTGGGTGTGGCGGATCAGCCCGACAAGGCACGAAGGGAGCACACAAGGGAGCGAAGGGAGCAGTACGGGCGACACCGCTCCCTTCGCTCCCTCCGTGCGCTCTTCGCAGCACGACGACGCCCATCCGCCGCCGTAG
- a CDS encoding helix-turn-helix transcriptional regulator: protein MGSRHAPERRPTLAEIKATWPPAVDVPTAATAFGMSRSKAYELVARDEFPAKVAKYGGRIMVITESLVRALSAGD, encoded by the coding sequence ATGGGGAGTAGGCATGCCCCCGAGCGGCGTCCAACCCTGGCGGAGATCAAGGCGACGTGGCCGCCCGCCGTGGACGTCCCGACCGCCGCGACGGCGTTCGGGATGAGCCGCAGCAAGGCGTACGAGCTCGTCGCCCGCGACGAGTTCCCCGCCAAGGTGGCCAAGTACGGCGGTCGGATCATGGTGATCACGGAGTCGCTCGTGCGCGCGCTGTCCGCGGGGGACTGA
- a CDS encoding helix-turn-helix transcriptional regulator, with protein sequence MTNKVCHGCGMSKDRSRTVVGMSIGGKTLADRSAELQNWIRTGRTRRLRVDAGLSQALVAQDCEVTPSTVHRWETGDRLPRGRNIAAYHAFLARLVEREQQGDGRDGE encoded by the coding sequence ATGACCAACAAGGTATGCCATGGCTGCGGCATGAGTAAAGACCGTTCGCGTACCGTGGTCGGCATGTCTATCGGGGGGAAGACTCTGGCGGACCGCTCCGCCGAGCTTCAGAACTGGATCCGTACTGGTAGAACGCGTCGGCTCCGCGTCGATGCCGGCCTCAGCCAAGCGCTGGTCGCGCAGGACTGCGAAGTCACGCCGTCCACTGTGCACCGCTGGGAGACGGGGGATCGGCTGCCGCGTGGGCGCAACATCGCCGCGTACCACGCCTTCCTCGCTCGCCTGGTCGAGCGGGAGCAGCAAGGGGATGGCCGCGATGGGGAGTAG
- a CDS encoding relaxase/mobilization nuclease domain-containing protein — protein MIAEVAGRGKRGSNTLGLLRYLFGRGRSNEHRDPHVVAAWDPDWVRGGAWGENATTAPGRVRLAQQLDALMVGHQVDLPDGHVYHVVLSIPPADVTTAGYPPQPEAHTDEDGKRPTQQRLPDEVWHELVESGIAALGLGADDDGQGGCRWVAVHHGLSTKRNDHVHVVVNVVRGDGRVANLHRDFLRWRDWCRQVEGERSWTRTAPAGEGRSKPTSRIELVRADANGQRTERDRLRDLVTAVAAEAADEIGFVLGLRRRGVLVAACPGTGPVTGYKVALRPEQHAVEQDRPEPEPLWFAGSTLRRDLSLPRLRARWVDSRPLLVSRQQRLWRDITDHPVGPQDRTGGTSEQTLQRELNRACAAVEAATGTAEGTVPASDLDQRTWHLFVERSADLVAVIRLHDPHELLEKVHDQLTRAAQLPRPGPTTSFAGPLGTKRPSTPVITAQEALRLLGDAVRVAARVRDVTPVVLALVVVAVLRVIAAVQAVAEHRAIREAARYQLSTAIAVLEGHPARSDLPPEQPTLRQSTTAIGRSAGPSGRPPLPRGTATRPHRPTLPDSTRRAGPQR, from the coding sequence GTGATCGCCGAGGTCGCGGGCCGCGGCAAGCGCGGCTCCAACACCCTGGGGCTGCTGCGCTACCTGTTCGGCCGGGGCCGCTCCAACGAGCACCGCGACCCGCACGTCGTGGCGGCGTGGGATCCCGACTGGGTACGCGGTGGGGCCTGGGGCGAAAACGCGACCACCGCCCCAGGCCGCGTACGGCTGGCCCAGCAACTGGACGCCCTGATGGTAGGGCACCAGGTGGACCTACCCGACGGTCACGTCTACCACGTGGTCCTGTCCATCCCACCCGCCGACGTCACCACCGCCGGCTACCCACCCCAGCCGGAGGCGCACACCGACGAGGACGGGAAGCGCCCCACCCAGCAGCGGCTGCCGGACGAGGTGTGGCACGAGCTGGTCGAGTCCGGCATCGCAGCCCTGGGTCTGGGTGCCGACGACGACGGTCAGGGCGGCTGTCGGTGGGTCGCGGTCCACCACGGCCTCTCCACCAAGCGCAACGACCACGTCCACGTCGTGGTCAACGTGGTGCGAGGCGATGGCCGGGTCGCCAACCTGCACCGCGACTTCCTGCGGTGGCGCGACTGGTGCCGCCAGGTCGAGGGGGAACGCAGCTGGACCCGCACCGCCCCAGCTGGCGAGGGACGCTCCAAACCCACCTCGCGCATCGAACTCGTACGCGCGGACGCCAACGGGCAACGCACCGAGAGGGACCGGCTGCGCGACCTCGTCACGGCCGTGGCCGCCGAGGCCGCCGACGAGATCGGGTTCGTACTGGGCCTGCGTCGCCGTGGCGTGCTGGTCGCCGCCTGCCCCGGCACCGGGCCGGTCACCGGCTACAAGGTCGCCTTACGTCCCGAGCAGCACGCCGTCGAGCAGGACCGCCCAGAACCTGAGCCGCTGTGGTTCGCTGGCTCGACGCTGCGCCGCGACCTGTCCTTGCCGCGGCTCCGCGCCCGCTGGGTTGACTCCAGACCGCTTCTCGTCAGCAGACAGCAGAGGCTGTGGCGTGACATCACCGACCACCCCGTCGGCCCGCAGGACCGCACCGGCGGGACGAGCGAGCAGACCTTGCAGCGGGAGCTGAACCGAGCCTGCGCCGCGGTGGAAGCCGCCACCGGCACCGCAGAGGGCACCGTCCCAGCGTCAGACTTGGATCAACGCACCTGGCACCTGTTCGTCGAGCGCTCCGCTGACCTGGTGGCCGTAATCCGGCTCCATGACCCGCACGAACTCCTGGAGAAGGTCCACGACCAACTCACCCGGGCCGCCCAACTTCCTCGCCCTGGCCCAACAACCAGCTTTGCCGGTCCACTGGGTACCAAGCGACCGTCGACGCCAGTCATCACCGCGCAGGAGGCGCTGCGGCTGCTGGGCGACGCTGTCCGTGTCGCCGCCCGAGTCCGCGATGTCACGCCGGTCGTTCTGGCCCTGGTCGTGGTCGCTGTCTTACGAGTCATCGCAGCCGTGCAGGCGGTCGCCGAGCATCGCGCCATCCGCGAGGCTGCCCGCTACCAACTCAGCACCGCCATCGCTGTTCTGGAAGGGCACCCAGCCCGCAGCGACCTGCCTCCGGAGCAACCGACACTCCGTCAATCGACTACTGCGATCGGTCGGTCCGCCGGTCCATCGGGACGGCCACCCCTTCCTCGTGGCACAGCGACACGACCTCACCGACCTACTCTGCCCGACTCGACGAGGCGAGCGGGGCCGCAGCGCTGA
- a CDS encoding tyrosine-type recombinase/integrase has translation MGDPIKKIELKDGTTRYRFVIDIGRDPATGKRRQLTKTYDTKKEARAEYAKVKHQTDEGTFVGPDKTTVSAWLDTWLKSTTVDVEKATAANYADALLPVRERLGGKRLQDVTEEDVDELVSWMLTSGRKRGGKVGSGLSVRSVQLTLGRFRSSLNVAMRRRLVVRNVAQYTQIPREARRKAAAAAAQRVPWSETEVRQFLASIRDHRLHAPVLLALIGMRPAEVCGLRWSAVDLEAGTLSVELTRTLVEGEVEEKGPKSEKGKRKLPLPKPLHAALKAFKARQAAEAIRAGELYERSGFVLVDELGQPWKTDRLRRAIYKLMAEAKVRKVRPYDARHACLTYLATSGVPDVIVSAWAGHADLSFTKRVYIHPNVEHLRQAADQLDELLG, from the coding sequence GTGGGGGACCCGATCAAGAAGATCGAGTTGAAGGACGGCACGACGAGGTACCGGTTCGTGATCGACATCGGGCGCGACCCGGCGACCGGCAAGCGCAGGCAGCTCACCAAGACCTACGACACCAAGAAGGAAGCCCGCGCCGAGTACGCGAAGGTCAAGCACCAGACCGACGAGGGGACGTTCGTCGGGCCGGACAAGACCACCGTGTCGGCGTGGCTGGACACCTGGTTGAAGTCCACGACGGTCGATGTCGAGAAGGCCACCGCCGCCAACTACGCCGACGCGCTGCTGCCGGTGCGGGAGCGACTCGGCGGGAAGCGGCTCCAGGACGTCACCGAGGAGGACGTGGACGAACTGGTGAGCTGGATGCTCACCTCCGGTCGCAAGCGCGGCGGGAAGGTCGGCAGCGGTCTCAGCGTCCGGTCCGTCCAGCTCACGCTGGGGCGCTTCAGGTCATCGTTGAACGTGGCGATGCGGCGCAGGTTGGTGGTCCGCAACGTCGCCCAGTACACGCAGATCCCGCGTGAGGCGCGGCGCAAGGCGGCGGCCGCGGCAGCCCAGCGGGTGCCCTGGAGTGAGACGGAGGTGAGACAGTTCCTGGCCTCGATCCGCGACCACCGGCTCCACGCGCCCGTGCTCCTGGCGCTGATCGGGATGCGTCCGGCCGAGGTCTGCGGGCTCAGGTGGAGCGCCGTCGACCTGGAGGCCGGGACGTTGTCGGTCGAGCTGACGCGCACGCTGGTCGAGGGCGAAGTCGAGGAGAAGGGGCCGAAGTCGGAGAAGGGCAAGCGCAAGCTCCCGCTCCCCAAGCCCCTGCACGCCGCACTGAAGGCGTTCAAGGCTCGGCAGGCCGCAGAGGCGATCAGGGCCGGTGAGCTGTACGAGCGGTCCGGGTTCGTGCTGGTCGACGAGCTGGGACAGCCTTGGAAGACCGATCGACTCCGGCGGGCCATCTACAAGCTGATGGCCGAGGCGAAGGTCAGGAAGGTCCGGCCCTACGACGCCCGCCACGCCTGCCTGACGTACCTGGCCACTTCGGGCGTCCCCGATGTGATCGTCAGCGCTTGGGCGGGCCATGCGGACCTCAGCTTCACCAAGCGGGTCTACATCCACCCGAACGTCGAGCACCTGCGCCAGGCAGCGGACCAGCTCGACGAACTCCTGGGCTGA